A genomic window from Nitrospirota bacterium includes:
- a CDS encoding HEAT repeat domain-containing protein, protein MDSPLPTTAPTVNPHELMRLLTDLQVGIRKYSMYSGAHAIIPQVVASLTAQYHAVLGSHDALQIGVTKDEILYQGAPIATGNPVVRELARLLNQINVAGVTFRREATEADIHGFLQVLAECRGLASPEERDQSIERFCREVPSIAFQFISFQGAVKDRDAATDADSAGADQTEAPHLWRGLVNRLMTGELSDESRATLSSNDAEAVDAEQLAAAINLMGLQRKTGEQSYERTIVSYLHEKATSTASREQRAQMNQQLHRLFANLSPEVRQRLFRAALDPAGQESTAAEALADALPAPMLVEILEQLQVSNRNVSLPTLSLLKKFVTLAESDQTLAASLETKLGDQKDLLQELLTKRADRTFYPAQYRALLDEEFSEHALSPTAGSPAGAAEFDDGAVDHHLALIMLEMLEAPIRSTEQYSRTVASLRELIARGTGDHASSVFNEAITILGKRYASAADDQREFFRECVVTLFQADFAHHLLGPLEGGADHRQQRDVLAQLLEIVGPSIIPLLLDKLESEQNLKARKRLLALLRDCGDAVVPLATERLRHAQWYVVRNMLLLLRDLVAVQAVPEVTRCLQHQSAQVRLAAFQTLGTLAPRGHAFLQALRGALDDDDPKVFRAAVTHLVSSPDEASLQLASDRLLQDSSGRQRERQIALLRVIEQTGTSVMVPLLNAVTRHHLFRFWSWRKTRALRSAATRALAAIRGREETRTTLVPGPIQEQPRSVPAETDTETAPEVPQDAPAETAHVSPQDPV, encoded by the coding sequence TTGGACAGCCCGCTTCCAACCACGGCGCCGACCGTCAATCCGCACGAACTCATGCGCCTGCTGACCGACCTGCAAGTCGGGATCAGAAAATACTCCATGTACTCGGGTGCTCACGCAATTATCCCGCAAGTGGTGGCGTCGCTCACCGCGCAGTATCACGCCGTGCTTGGATCGCACGACGCGCTCCAGATCGGGGTGACCAAGGACGAAATCCTGTACCAAGGCGCTCCCATCGCAACCGGCAACCCGGTTGTTCGCGAACTCGCCAGGCTGCTGAATCAGATCAATGTGGCGGGCGTGACGTTCCGCAGAGAGGCGACCGAGGCCGATATCCACGGCTTTCTCCAAGTACTGGCCGAGTGCCGGGGATTGGCATCGCCTGAGGAACGCGACCAGTCGATCGAGCGGTTCTGCCGAGAAGTGCCTTCCATCGCGTTTCAGTTCATCAGCTTCCAGGGAGCCGTCAAAGACCGCGACGCCGCGACCGACGCCGATTCGGCCGGCGCCGACCAGACCGAAGCGCCGCACCTCTGGCGCGGCCTGGTCAATCGCCTCATGACCGGGGAGTTGTCCGACGAATCTCGCGCCACCCTCTCGTCGAACGACGCGGAAGCTGTGGACGCCGAACAACTCGCTGCCGCCATCAACCTCATGGGCTTGCAACGAAAGACCGGCGAGCAGTCCTACGAGCGGACCATCGTGAGCTATCTTCACGAAAAAGCCACGTCGACCGCGTCCAGGGAACAGCGCGCCCAGATGAATCAACAGCTCCACCGCCTGTTCGCCAATCTCAGCCCGGAGGTCCGCCAGCGACTCTTCCGCGCGGCACTCGACCCTGCGGGTCAAGAGAGCACGGCCGCGGAGGCTCTCGCGGATGCGCTCCCCGCACCCATGCTGGTCGAAATCCTTGAGCAGCTCCAGGTCTCCAACCGCAACGTGTCGCTGCCCACGTTGAGTTTACTGAAAAAATTCGTGACCCTGGCGGAATCCGACCAGACCCTGGCCGCATCGCTCGAAACCAAGCTTGGCGATCAAAAGGACCTGCTACAGGAACTGCTCACCAAGCGGGCGGACCGGACGTTCTATCCGGCGCAATACCGCGCCCTGCTCGACGAAGAATTCTCCGAACACGCGCTTTCCCCGACCGCGGGATCGCCGGCAGGCGCCGCGGAGTTCGATGACGGGGCGGTCGATCACCACTTGGCGCTCATCATGCTGGAAATGCTCGAAGCCCCGATCCGATCGACGGAACAATACAGTCGGACCGTCGCTTCGTTACGGGAGTTGATCGCCAGGGGCACGGGCGACCACGCCTCTTCCGTGTTCAACGAAGCGATCACGATCCTGGGAAAACGGTACGCCTCGGCAGCGGACGACCAACGCGAGTTCTTCCGGGAATGCGTGGTCACCCTCTTTCAGGCCGACTTCGCGCACCACCTGCTCGGGCCCCTCGAGGGCGGCGCTGATCACCGGCAACAACGCGACGTGCTCGCCCAGCTCCTGGAAATCGTCGGACCCAGCATTATTCCGTTGCTGCTCGACAAGCTGGAAAGCGAGCAGAATCTCAAAGCGCGCAAGCGCCTGCTCGCGCTGCTGCGCGACTGCGGCGATGCGGTGGTCCCGCTGGCGACCGAACGCCTTCGGCACGCGCAGTGGTACGTCGTGCGCAACATGTTGCTCTTGCTCCGCGATCTGGTCGCGGTGCAGGCGGTCCCCGAAGTCACGCGATGCCTGCAGCATCAGTCGGCCCAGGTCCGCCTCGCCGCCTTTCAGACGCTGGGAACGTTGGCCCCTCGCGGCCACGCGTTCCTGCAAGCCCTCAGGGGCGCGTTGGACGATGACGACCCCAAGGTGTTTCGAGCCGCCGTCACGCATCTGGTGTCGAGCCCCGACGAGGCGTCGCTGCAGTTGGCGAGCGATCGGTTACTTCAAGACTCGAGCGGGAGGCAGCGCGAGCGCCAGATCGCGCTGCTGCGGGTGATCGAACAGACCGGGACGTCTGTCATGGTGCCCCTCCTGAACGCGGTGACGCGGCATCATTTGTTCCGCTTTTGGTCATGGCGAAAGACCCGGGCGCTGCGGTCCGCCGCGACCAGAGCCCTGGCCGCCATCCGCGGGCGGGAAGAAACGCGGACGACCCTCGTCCCCGGCCCAATCCAGGAGCAACCCCGAAGCGTTCCCGCGGAGACAGACACCGAAACCGCGCCAGAAGTGCCCCAGGACGCGCCTGCTGAGACGGCTCATGTCAGCCCCCAAGACCCCGTTTGA